A genomic region of Candidatus Hydrogenedentota bacterium contains the following coding sequences:
- a CDS encoding polyprenyl synthetase family protein, which produces MTAPLRIADERPAAPAAPLRVRAHLLHRLRAELSPAALRAQTSAAGTALPRMYWQKALGAPLQDFLDRNSKMFRASMTEWAWRAAGGAGEMPMAFALAVEAMHAGSLIIDDIEDGATERRGDVALHLRYGVAPALNAGNWLYFWPARLIGEAGLRPDQELAALKKLAETQHRCHLGQGLDVSLKVQDIHQEDMPAVTATKTALKTGALMGLSAWLGALAAGADLETCEAYAAFGEELGGMLQILDDAGSMASGARAEKAREDLLTGAPTWPWAWAAQTLDPAAYRELVHLSQDVQGGRAETSFLRGRLRDVLPESLDADLHARLAHALTHLDNRIANPACVDALHREFERLRNSYV; this is translated from the coding sequence ATGACTGCACCCCTGCGCATCGCCGATGAACGGCCCGCCGCGCCCGCCGCGCCACTCCGGGTGCGCGCGCACCTGCTGCACCGCCTCCGCGCCGAACTCTCGCCCGCCGCACTCCGCGCGCAGACCTCCGCCGCCGGCACGGCTCTTCCCAGAATGTACTGGCAGAAAGCCCTCGGCGCGCCGCTCCAGGATTTTCTCGATCGCAATTCAAAAATGTTTCGCGCGAGCATGACCGAATGGGCGTGGCGCGCGGCGGGCGGCGCCGGTGAAATGCCCATGGCCTTTGCGCTCGCCGTCGAAGCCATGCACGCCGGCTCGCTGATTATCGACGACATCGAGGATGGGGCCACCGAACGGCGCGGGGATGTGGCGCTCCACCTCCGCTATGGCGTCGCGCCGGCGCTGAACGCCGGCAACTGGCTGTACTTCTGGCCCGCGCGCCTGATCGGCGAGGCCGGCCTGCGCCCCGATCAGGAGCTCGCCGCCCTGAAAAAGCTCGCGGAGACCCAGCACCGCTGCCACCTGGGCCAGGGGCTGGATGTATCCCTGAAGGTCCAGGACATCCACCAGGAGGACATGCCCGCCGTCACCGCCACAAAAACCGCGCTGAAGACCGGCGCCCTAATGGGGCTCTCGGCCTGGCTCGGCGCCCTGGCGGCCGGCGCGGATCTCGAAACCTGCGAGGCCTACGCCGCGTTTGGCGAGGAACTCGGCGGCATGCTCCAGATCCTGGATGACGCCGGCTCCATGGCAAGCGGCGCGCGCGCGGAAAAAGCCCGGGAAGATTTGCTCACCGGCGCCCCCACCTGGCCCTGGGCCTGGGCGGCGCAGACCCTCGATCCCGCCGCCTACCGCGAACTCGTGCATCTCTCGCAAGACGTGCAGGGAGGGCGCGCGGAAACCTCGTTCCTCCGCGGCCGGCTCCGCGACGTGCTGCCGGAAAGCCTGGACGCCGATCTACACGCCCGGCTGGCGCACGCCCTGACGCACCTGGACAACCGTATCGCCAATCCCGCCTGCGTGGATGCGCTCCACCGGGAGTTTGAAAGGCTTCGCAACAGCTATGTCTGA
- a CDS encoding phytoene desaturase, with protein sequence MSDTATRNLVPPFPLSDPGRKPGRAVAVIGSGFGGLAAAIRLQAAGLQVTLFEARDKPGGRAYVYENDGYTFDAGPTVITAPQCLEELFAAAGRRLEDYVTLLPVEPMYRLQWDDGDQLDYTADLEDMLAQIRKRNPKDADGYQRFLEYSKKVFAKGYEELVDVPFLRFSDMVRVAPDLARLRADRSVYKTVSRYVSDDHLRQALSFHSLLVGGNPFETSAIYTLIHYLERKWGVFFPKGGTGALIRALVRVFEELGGTLHLNAPVQEVTLVQEDGQTRHCVHWGDGQTLDAEAVVSNADVHHTYARLYRSHPEAQATQRRLERSAWSMSLFVLYFGTDRNYDIAHHTVLFGPRYKELLQDIFHGSRLPDDFSLYLHAPTVTDPDLAPPGCGAYYVLSPVPHLGNANIDWETAGPAYADRILAYLERSMPDLRKHVVTKHWMTPCDFRDTLKGYHGAAFSLAPTLTQSAWFRPHNRDPKIPGLYITGAGTHPGAGVPGVVNAGKATAGVLLADMGVKVS encoded by the coding sequence ATGTCTGATACCGCCACCCGGAATCTCGTTCCCCCGTTCCCCCTGTCCGACCCGGGACGCAAGCCCGGCCGCGCCGTGGCCGTGATCGGCAGCGGTTTCGGCGGGCTGGCCGCCGCCATTCGCCTTCAGGCCGCCGGCCTCCAGGTCACCTTGTTTGAAGCGCGCGACAAGCCCGGCGGGCGCGCCTACGTCTACGAAAATGACGGATACACCTTTGACGCCGGCCCCACGGTGATCACCGCGCCCCAGTGCCTCGAAGAACTCTTCGCCGCCGCCGGACGCCGCCTGGAGGACTACGTAACCCTGCTCCCCGTGGAGCCGATGTACCGGCTCCAGTGGGACGATGGCGATCAGCTCGACTATACGGCGGATCTGGAGGACATGCTGGCCCAGATCCGCAAGCGAAACCCGAAAGATGCGGACGGATACCAGCGCTTTCTGGAGTACTCGAAGAAGGTCTTCGCGAAGGGCTACGAGGAACTCGTGGACGTGCCCTTCCTCCGCTTCAGCGACATGGTGCGCGTCGCGCCGGATCTCGCGCGCCTCCGGGCGGACCGCAGCGTCTACAAGACCGTTTCCCGGTACGTCAGCGACGATCACCTGCGCCAGGCCCTCAGTTTTCATTCGCTCCTCGTGGGCGGCAACCCCTTTGAGACCAGCGCGATCTACACGCTCATTCACTATCTCGAGCGCAAGTGGGGCGTCTTCTTCCCCAAAGGCGGCACGGGCGCGCTGATCCGCGCGCTGGTCCGCGTCTTCGAAGAGCTCGGCGGAACCCTCCATCTGAACGCCCCGGTCCAGGAAGTTACCCTCGTTCAGGAAGATGGCCAGACGCGCCACTGTGTGCACTGGGGCGATGGGCAAACGCTGGACGCCGAGGCCGTCGTCTCGAATGCCGACGTGCACCACACCTACGCGCGGCTGTACCGCTCCCACCCCGAAGCTCAGGCCACACAGCGCCGTCTCGAGCGCTCCGCCTGGTCGATGTCGCTCTTCGTGCTCTACTTCGGGACCGACCGCAACTACGACATCGCGCACCACACCGTGCTCTTCGGACCACGCTACAAGGAGCTCCTCCAGGACATCTTCCACGGTTCCAGGCTGCCCGATGATTTCAGCCTCTACCTGCACGCGCCCACCGTGACGGATCCCGACCTCGCCCCGCCCGGATGCGGAGCCTACTACGTCTTGAGCCCCGTGCCGCACCTCGGCAACGCCAACATCGACTGGGAGACCGCCGGGCCCGCCTACGCGGACCGCATCCTCGCGTACCTGGAGCGGAGCATGCCGGACCTGCGCAAACACGTCGTCACAAAGCACTGGATGACCCCCTGCGACTTCCGGGACACGCTCAAGGGCTACCACGGCGCGGCCTTCTCCCTCGCGCCGACCCTGACGCAAAGCGCGTGGTTCCGGCCGCACAACCGCGACCCGAAAATCCCCGGCCTCTA